A window from Triticum aestivum cultivar Chinese Spring chromosome 6D, IWGSC CS RefSeq v2.1, whole genome shotgun sequence encodes these proteins:
- the LOC123144793 gene encoding enhancer of rudimentary homolog: MAGRHTIILMQPSQNRSSRTFMDYNSINHALDGICGLYERKIRDINPMIPNITYDITDLYNFIDGLADISALVYDHEIHAFLPYDRQWIKQKLFQHLKKLAQR, encoded by the exons GCTGGGAGGCACACCATTATTCTGATGCAACCATCCCAaaacaggagctccaggacgttCATGGATTATAATTCAATTAACCATGCATTGGATG GAATCTGTGGTCTCTATGAAAGGAAAATCAGGGATATCAACCCAATGATCCCGAACATAACCTATGACATCACCGACCTGTACAACTTCATCGACGGCCTAGCTGACATCAGTGCGCTAGT CTATGATCACGAAATCCATGCGTTTCTGCCATATGACCGGCAGTGGATAAAGCAGAAGCTGTTTCAGCACCTTAAGAAGCTGGCTCAAAGATAG